A stretch of the Chelonoidis abingdonii isolate Lonesome George chromosome 11, CheloAbing_2.0, whole genome shotgun sequence genome encodes the following:
- the LOC116824745 gene encoding uncharacterized protein LOC116824745 isoform X4: MLSENEEEKPQQEDAEQVEPHGTLSGRSKGNVSGSCALPEKPKACESQQMPEENFSSCSDLTGYERITLEETRYTCHECGNSFSGTSDLLTHQKIHSGERPFMCSECGKSFNRSSSLITHWRVHTGEKPYGCSECGKCFNWSSHVIRHRRIHTGEKPYGCSECGKRFNRSSHLIRHRRIHTGETLYACSECGKSFHQSSALITHQRIHTGETPYTCSECGKSFNQSSNLIRHQRIHTGEMPYTCSECGKSFNDSSALITHQRIHTGEKPYGCPECGKRFNLSSTLIRHQRIHTGETPYTCSECGKSFSQHSHLIIHRRIHTGEKPYTCSECGKRFSDSSALTTHQRIHTGEKPYGCSECGKSFNQSSTLIKHQKIHMRKTCNKSLD, encoded by the coding sequence ATGCTGAGtgagaatgaggaggagaaaccCCAGCAGGAAGATGCTGAACAAGTAGAACCACATGGAACGTTATCAGGAAGATCCAAAGGGAATGTTTCTGGGAGTTGTGCACTCCCAGAAAAACCCAAAGCCTGTGAGAGTCAGCAGATGCCAGAGGAAAACTTCAGTAGCTGTTCAGACCTTACTGGATATGAGAGAATCACCTTGGAAGAGACACGCTACACATGCCATGAGTGTGGGAACAGCTTCAGTGGGACCTCTGATCTTCTCACACATCAGAAaatccacagtggagagagaccTTTCatgtgctctgagtgcgggaaaagcttcaatcggaGCTCTTCCCTTATCACGCACTGGAGAGTCCACACgggtgagaaaccttatggatgctCCGAGTGCGGGAAATGTTTCAATTGGAGCTCCCAtgttatcagacacaggagaattCACACTggtgagaaaccttatggatgctCCGAGTGCGGGAAACGCTTCAATCGGAGCTCACACCTCATCCGACATCGcagaatccacacgggagagacgCTCTACgcgtgctctgagtgtgggaaaagcttccatcagagctctgccctgatcacacatcagagaattcACACTGGGGAGACGCCCTACACATGCtccgagtgcgggaaaagcttcaatcaaaGCTCAAACCTTATCAGACATCAGCGAATCCACACGGGAGAAATGCCCTACACGTGCTcagagtgcgggaaaagcttcaatgaCAGCTCAGCCCtgatcacacatcagagaatccacacgggagagaaaccGTATGGATGCCCCGAGTGCGGGAAACGCTTCAATCTGAGCTCAACCCTTATTAGACATCagcgaatccacacaggagagacgccctacacgtgctctgagtgcgggaaaagctttagTCAGCACTCACACCTTATCATACATCGGAGGATCCACACCGGAGAGAAACCCTACacgtgctctgagtgcgggaaacgCTTCAGTGATAGCTCAGCCCTCaccacacatcagagaatccacacgggtgagaaaccttatggatgctctgagtgcgggaaaagcttcaatcaaaGCTCAACCCTTATTAAACATCAGAAAATCCACATGAGAAAGACCTGTAATAAGTCCCTTGACTAG